In a single window of the Coregonus clupeaformis isolate EN_2021a chromosome 10, ASM2061545v1, whole genome shotgun sequence genome:
- the nupr1b gene encoding nuclear protein 1b has translation MSSFVDVKNVEPTQFEEQHYDEYEYYNLSEKYTSSASRKGRTKKEASDNTNRPNPGGHERKIVEKLQNTEKKAKA, from the exons ATGTCAAGTTTCGTAGACGTGAAGAATGTTGAGCCAACCCAATTTGAAGAACAACACTACGACGAATATGAATACTACAACCTTTCAGAAAAATACACAA GTAGCGCTAGCCGCAAGGGGAGGACAAAGAAGGAAGCAAGCGACAACACCAACCGACCCAAccctggaggccacgagcgcaaAATCGTAGAGAAACTTCAGAACACTGAAAAGAAGGCCAAGGCGTGA
- the LOC123481004 gene encoding SAGA-associated factor 29-like isoform X2, translated as MSADTKIAELLTELHQLIKQTQEERSRSEHNLLNIQKTHERMQTENKTSPYYRTKLRGLYTTAKADAEAECSILRHALDKIAEIKSLLEERRIAAKMAGVYSDNDPPRKTMRRGVLMTLLQQSAMTLPLWIGKPGDSPPPLCGAMPASSDYVAKQGDKVAARVKAVDGDEQWILAEVVNYSHSTNKYEVDDIDEEGKERHTLSRRRIIPLPQWKANPETDPEALFSKDQLVLALYPQTTCFYRALIHTPPHRPQDDYSVLFEDTSYADGYSPPLNVAQRYVVACKENKKK; from the exons ATGTCGGCGGACACTAAAATTGCAGAGCTTTTAACAGAGCTCCATCAACTCATCAAGCAGACGCAG GAGGAGCGGTCGCGCAGTGAACACAACCTGCTCAACATCCAGAAAACACATGAGAGGATGCAGACTGAGAACAAGA cctccccttaTTACCGGACTAAGCTGAGGGGACTCTACACCACAGCCAAAGCAGACGCTGAGGCAGAGTGCAG TATTCTTCGTCATGCCCTCGACAAAATTGCAGAGATCAAATCCTTATTGGAGGAGAGGCGAATAG cgGCTAAGATGGCAGGGGTGTACAGCGACAATGACCCCCCCAGGAAGACCATGCGGAGGGGGGTGCTGATGACACTGCTCCAACAGTCAGCCATGACGCTCCCGCTGTGGATCGGCAAGCCAGGAGACAG tCCTCCTCCCCTGTGTGGGGCGATGCCAGCCAGCAGTGACTACGTGGCCAAGCAGGGGGACAAGGTGGCAGCGCGGGTCAAGGCCGTGGACGGGGACGAACAGTGGATCCTGGCCGAGGTGGTCAACTACAGCCACTCCACCAACAA GTACGAAGTGGATGACATTGATGAGGAAGGAAAAGA GAGACACACCCTGAGCAGGAGGCGTATCATCCCTCTGCCCCAGTGGAAGGCCAACCCAGAGACGGACCCGGAGGCCCTGTTCAGTAAAGACCAGCTGGTGCTGGCCCTCTACCCCCAGACCACCTGCTTCTACAGAGCCCTCATCCACACACCCCCACACCGG cCCCAGGACGACTACTCAGTGCTGTTTGAGGACACGTCGTACGCAGACGGCTACTCCCCGCCCCTCAACGTGGCTCAGAGATACGTGGTGGCCTGCAAAGAGAACAAAAAGAAGTGA
- the LOC123481004 gene encoding SAGA-associated factor 29-like isoform X1 — protein sequence MECNIMSADTKIAELLTELHQLIKQTQEERSRSEHNLLNIQKTHERMQTENKTSPYYRTKLRGLYTTAKADAEAECSILRHALDKIAEIKSLLEERRIAAKMAGVYSDNDPPRKTMRRGVLMTLLQQSAMTLPLWIGKPGDSPPPLCGAMPASSDYVAKQGDKVAARVKAVDGDEQWILAEVVNYSHSTNKYEVDDIDEEGKERHTLSRRRIIPLPQWKANPETDPEALFSKDQLVLALYPQTTCFYRALIHTPPHRPQDDYSVLFEDTSYADGYSPPLNVAQRYVVACKENKKK from the exons ATGGAAT GCAACATCATGTCGGCGGACACTAAAATTGCAGAGCTTTTAACAGAGCTCCATCAACTCATCAAGCAGACGCAG GAGGAGCGGTCGCGCAGTGAACACAACCTGCTCAACATCCAGAAAACACATGAGAGGATGCAGACTGAGAACAAGA cctccccttaTTACCGGACTAAGCTGAGGGGACTCTACACCACAGCCAAAGCAGACGCTGAGGCAGAGTGCAG TATTCTTCGTCATGCCCTCGACAAAATTGCAGAGATCAAATCCTTATTGGAGGAGAGGCGAATAG cgGCTAAGATGGCAGGGGTGTACAGCGACAATGACCCCCCCAGGAAGACCATGCGGAGGGGGGTGCTGATGACACTGCTCCAACAGTCAGCCATGACGCTCCCGCTGTGGATCGGCAAGCCAGGAGACAG tCCTCCTCCCCTGTGTGGGGCGATGCCAGCCAGCAGTGACTACGTGGCCAAGCAGGGGGACAAGGTGGCAGCGCGGGTCAAGGCCGTGGACGGGGACGAACAGTGGATCCTGGCCGAGGTGGTCAACTACAGCCACTCCACCAACAA GTACGAAGTGGATGACATTGATGAGGAAGGAAAAGA GAGACACACCCTGAGCAGGAGGCGTATCATCCCTCTGCCCCAGTGGAAGGCCAACCCAGAGACGGACCCGGAGGCCCTGTTCAGTAAAGACCAGCTGGTGCTGGCCCTCTACCCCCAGACCACCTGCTTCTACAGAGCCCTCATCCACACACCCCCACACCGG cCCCAGGACGACTACTCAGTGCTGTTTGAGGACACGTCGTACGCAGACGGCTACTCCCCGCCCCTCAACGTGGCTCAGAGATACGTGGTGGCCTGCAAAGAGAACAAAAAGAAGTGA